A region from the Sphingopyxis lindanitolerans genome encodes:
- a CDS encoding helix-turn-helix transcriptional regulator, translated as MPIEPVTTSTEDDTAAEWEVLNALIGRIYDSVLHPERWNDTLARITGALCPLRWESAFILWESNHPPRAHFVAASGLAAGLQEIYTAVYAGTNSWSQRFSRYPNGSVVDSYDIVTREEFYETEFFRNFLMPYGIDRLVGVLLDRREGERLGLMIPGPGDRDTEKLKRGLRILAPHIQRAMRISDRIASLELAAGAARAAADAAPFAIFSLDEQLAILAANSRAARYAEAGFIRLAGDRFAFTHGASQKKLLDLARGPAPAGLAFQAVSEAGAECPVLAARITRQSAEQIGGVQFGAALVVTLGSAPGETPVIEIDRVAQWFGLTPAEARLAVALAAGQTLQDYAALRAVSLNAVRFLLKGIFRKTGATSQAQLVATLARLPGSSQG; from the coding sequence GTGCCGATCGAACCCGTTACGACATCGACCGAGGACGACACCGCCGCCGAGTGGGAGGTGCTGAACGCGCTGATCGGCCGCATCTATGATTCGGTGCTCCATCCCGAACGCTGGAACGACACGCTCGCGCGCATCACCGGCGCGCTCTGCCCACTGCGCTGGGAATCGGCCTTCATCCTGTGGGAAAGCAACCATCCGCCGCGCGCGCACTTCGTCGCCGCCTCGGGCCTCGCCGCGGGGCTTCAGGAAATCTACACCGCGGTCTACGCCGGGACGAACAGTTGGTCGCAGCGATTCTCGCGCTACCCGAACGGCAGCGTCGTCGACAGCTACGACATCGTCACCCGCGAGGAATTTTACGAGACCGAGTTTTTCCGCAACTTCCTGATGCCCTATGGGATCGACCGGCTCGTCGGCGTGCTGCTCGACCGGCGCGAGGGCGAGCGACTGGGGCTGATGATCCCCGGCCCCGGCGACCGCGACACCGAAAAGCTGAAGCGCGGCCTGCGCATCCTCGCGCCGCATATCCAGCGCGCGATGCGGATCAGCGACCGCATCGCCTCGCTCGAACTCGCGGCCGGCGCCGCGCGCGCCGCCGCCGACGCCGCGCCCTTCGCGATCTTCAGCCTCGACGAGCAACTGGCTATCCTCGCCGCGAACAGCCGCGCCGCGCGCTATGCCGAGGCGGGCTTCATCCGTCTCGCCGGCGACCGTTTCGCTTTCACCCACGGCGCCAGCCAGAAAAAGCTGCTCGACCTCGCCCGCGGTCCCGCGCCCGCGGGCCTCGCCTTTCAGGCGGTGAGCGAGGCGGGCGCCGAATGCCCGGTGCTCGCCGCGCGCATCACGCGCCAGTCGGCGGAGCAGATCGGCGGCGTGCAGTTCGGCGCCGCGCTGGTCGTCACCCTCGGCAGCGCGCCGGGCGAAACCCCGGTGATCGAGATCGACCGCGTCGCGCAATGGTTCGGCCTGACCCCCGCCGAAGCGCGCCTCGCGGTCGCCCTCGCGGCCGGGCAGACGCTCCAGGACTATGCCGCCCTCCGCGCCGTCAGCCTCAACGCCGTGCGCTTCCTGCTCAAAGGCATTTTCCGCAAGACCGGCGCAACCAGCCAGGCCCAACTCGTCGCGACGCTGGCGCGGCTGCCGGGAAGCTCGCAGGGCTGA